In Streptomyces chartreusis, the following proteins share a genomic window:
- a CDS encoding Lrp/AsnC family transcriptional regulator: MAALDSLDVSILRELLTRPRAGMREFARTLGIARGTVHTRMSRLERLGVITDYAPRVSPAQLGFPILAFVHLHLAQGQLARVTRALVLVDEVLEAHTTAGEGDVLCRVAARDTEHVEEIIQRFLQLPGVVRCRTEIVLSERLPSRVTSLLSLVAQDLASNDTKAAPQRPDAPLS, translated from the coding sequence GTGGCTGCTCTCGACTCTCTGGACGTGTCCATCCTGCGAGAACTCCTGACCCGGCCCCGAGCGGGGATGCGCGAGTTCGCGCGCACGCTCGGCATAGCCCGGGGAACGGTGCATACGCGGATGAGTCGCCTGGAGCGGCTCGGTGTGATCACCGACTACGCGCCCCGGGTCTCACCTGCGCAGCTCGGCTTTCCCATCCTGGCGTTCGTCCATCTCCACCTGGCGCAGGGCCAGCTGGCACGGGTGACCCGGGCCCTGGTGCTGGTCGACGAGGTCCTGGAGGCGCACACGACGGCCGGGGAAGGTGACGTGCTGTGCCGTGTCGCCGCCCGGGACACCGAGCACGTCGAGGAGATCATCCAGCGTTTCCTGCAACTGCCCGGTGTGGTGCGCTGCCGTACGGAGATCGTCCTCAGCGAGCGGCTGCCCAGCCGCGTCACCTCGTTGCTGTCCCTGGTCGCCCAGGATCTGGCGTCGAACGACACGAAGGCGGCTCCTCAAAGGCCGGACGCACCTCTGTCCTGA
- a CDS encoding PLP-dependent cysteine synthase family protein, with the protein MGLPGIQSSSLDTIGGTPLVRLSRVVPEGAADVLVKVEGSNPTGSYKDRMALAMIEGAERRGALRPGQRVVEYTGGSTGSALAFVCAVKEYPLSIVTSDAFAPEKLRTMRAFGADVTVVPSDGGQITPDLFVRMREEVDRVIEGEGAFWTDQFHNVDALTGYAILGREILQQAGGDGVAVDVFCAGVGTAGMFSGVAAALREGGGPVRAVALEPTSSPMLTAGKAGPHRVEGIATGIVPPLLTAGSYDEARTIDEAEARRLALPLARQEGIFTGTSGALNVAGALHLAREIGEGRIVVTVAPDTGLKYLTGDLFID; encoded by the coding sequence ATGGGTTTGCCCGGTATCCAGTCCTCGTCGCTGGACACGATCGGCGGGACGCCACTGGTACGCCTGAGCCGGGTCGTGCCCGAGGGGGCGGCCGACGTGCTGGTCAAGGTGGAGGGGAGCAACCCCACCGGCAGCTACAAGGACCGGATGGCTCTGGCCATGATCGAGGGTGCGGAGCGGCGCGGTGCCCTGCGCCCCGGGCAGCGGGTCGTGGAGTACACCGGCGGCAGTACGGGATCCGCGTTGGCCTTCGTCTGTGCTGTGAAGGAGTACCCGCTCTCGATCGTCACCTCGGACGCGTTCGCACCGGAGAAGTTGCGCACGATGCGGGCGTTCGGTGCGGATGTGACCGTGGTGCCCAGCGACGGGGGCCAGATCACGCCCGACCTCTTCGTGCGGATGCGCGAAGAGGTCGACCGGGTCATCGAGGGCGAGGGCGCCTTCTGGACCGATCAGTTCCACAATGTCGATGCCCTCACCGGCTATGCGATCCTCGGTCGCGAGATCCTTCAGCAGGCCGGTGGTGATGGTGTGGCGGTGGATGTCTTCTGCGCCGGCGTCGGCACGGCCGGAATGTTCTCCGGCGTCGCCGCGGCGTTGCGGGAGGGTGGAGGTCCGGTACGCGCCGTCGCCCTGGAGCCGACCTCTTCGCCGATGCTCACCGCCGGCAAGGCGGGACCGCACCGGGTGGAGGGAATCGCCACCGGCATCGTCCCACCGCTGCTCACGGCCGGCTCGTACGACGAAGCCCGCACGATCGACGAGGCGGAGGCCCGTCGGCTGGCTTTGCCGCTCGCTCGGCAGGAAGGCATCTTCACCGGCACCTCCGGAGCGCTCAACGTCGCCGGCGCGCTGCACCTGGCCCGTGAGATCGGGGAGGGCCGCATCGTTGTGACCGTCGCCCCGGACACCGGGCTCAAGTACCTCACGGGCGATCTGTTCATCGACTGA
- a CDS encoding indolepyruvate ferredoxin oxidoreductase family protein → MTTFASAESRSHEGERDGVPVDPRRRYQATAGRVQLTGIQALARLPIDQHRRDLAAGKDVATFISGYEGSPLAGYDLELGRLRSLLDANDVRHVPGLNEEAAATAVQGSQLVNTLDGATRDGVLGIWYGKAPGLDRATDALRHGNLMGAHPTGGALVLVGDDPAAKSSSVPCSSELALMDLAVPYLYPADSQEVLDLGLHAVALSRASGLWAGLKIVTAVADGSSLVDLGTERPAPVLPAGSGRHQPTARLLQPTLGPLERDLMTTRLRLAREYCRLNRLNRIELRGDDDIMGIVASGRTYRELRAALDRLGLTDARLTDAGIRLVKISMPYPMDTETIVDFADGLDRIIVVEEKRSFIETAVREALYGRPGAPRVLGKEDEQGRELIPSYGELDADTLVRPLARELAAQGVPVKRQHPGRIDGRTQLPVISLPKRAPYFCSGCPHNSSTKVPDDSLVGGGIGCHAMVLLMDEEQVGAVTGLSQMGGEGLQWIGMAPYIERGHYLQNLGDGTFDHSGSLAIRAAVAAGVNITYKLLYNSAVAMTGGQSAVGAMDLRQIVDVLRAEKVARIIVTTDDVRRTRRARLPHDVKVWDRGRMDEAQRELAGTPGVTVLVHDQECATEKRRKWKRGKLDKPTTRVFINERICEGCGDCGHKSNCLSVQPVETEFGRKTQIHQASCNVDYSCLKGDCPAFMTITGVESAKSAADGTSHDPRVLGDAPLPDPVPTVTGDFGVRLTGVGGTGVVTVSQILATAGLLAGWTPRSLDQTGLAQKGGAVVSDIRFHRAGEGRTNKLGAGECDLYLGCDILVAADEANLTVTSPDRTVAVLNTARVATGHMVADVRQTFPDTAAMSERLLARVRPGAEVLDARETVLALLGDDQYLNTFLIGVGFQLGALPLSADAIEEAVRINGVAVEANLQAFRYGRLWVEDRSAVAASLPADDSRTPAVAPLAADTTPLVTGLVRELTAYQDARYAARYAETVAAVREREREIVPGAEDLTMAVATNLFKLMAYKDEYEVARLALDEGVAAEVTEQFGPGARAQWNLQPPVLRALGMRRKIRLGGWFRPGFTALYGMRRLRGTALDPFGRAHVRKVERELLDDYAERVTHLLAGLTPANHAVAVQIASLPDMVRGFEEVKLRNVEEYRVRLRELIERFD, encoded by the coding sequence ATGACGACCTTCGCCAGTGCCGAATCCCGTTCGCACGAAGGTGAACGCGACGGGGTACCGGTCGACCCGCGACGGCGTTACCAGGCCACGGCCGGTCGCGTGCAGCTCACCGGCATACAGGCACTGGCGCGGCTGCCGATCGACCAGCACCGGCGCGATCTCGCCGCCGGCAAGGACGTCGCCACCTTCATCTCCGGTTACGAGGGTTCGCCGCTGGCCGGCTACGACCTGGAGCTGGGCCGTCTGCGATCCCTGCTGGACGCCAACGACGTGCGGCACGTGCCGGGCCTCAACGAGGAGGCCGCGGCGACCGCGGTGCAGGGCAGCCAGTTGGTCAACACCCTCGACGGCGCCACACGCGACGGCGTACTCGGCATCTGGTACGGCAAGGCACCCGGCCTGGACCGGGCCACCGACGCCCTGCGGCACGGCAACCTCATGGGCGCCCACCCCACGGGCGGCGCCCTGGTGCTCGTGGGCGACGACCCGGCCGCGAAGTCGTCCAGCGTGCCCTGTTCGTCGGAACTGGCGCTGATGGACCTCGCCGTCCCGTACCTCTACCCGGCCGACTCACAGGAGGTGCTGGACCTCGGACTGCACGCGGTGGCGCTGTCCCGCGCCAGCGGTCTCTGGGCCGGACTGAAGATCGTGACCGCGGTCGCCGACGGCTCCTCGCTCGTCGACCTCGGAACCGAGCGTCCGGCGCCGGTCCTTCCCGCGGGTTCGGGGCGTCATCAGCCGACCGCACGCCTCCTGCAGCCCACCCTCGGTCCGCTGGAACGGGATCTGATGACGACCCGGCTGCGGCTCGCCCGGGAGTACTGCCGACTCAACCGGCTCAACCGGATCGAACTGCGCGGCGACGACGACATCATGGGCATCGTCGCCTCCGGCCGCACCTACCGCGAGCTTCGTGCCGCGCTCGACCGGCTCGGCCTGACCGACGCACGGCTCACCGATGCCGGCATCCGCCTCGTCAAGATCTCGATGCCCTACCCCATGGACACCGAGACGATCGTCGACTTCGCCGACGGACTCGACCGGATCATCGTCGTCGAGGAGAAGCGCTCCTTCATCGAGACCGCGGTGCGCGAAGCCCTCTACGGGCGCCCCGGTGCGCCACGGGTCCTGGGCAAGGAGGACGAGCAGGGCAGGGAACTGATCCCGTCGTACGGCGAACTGGACGCCGACACCCTCGTGCGCCCCCTCGCCCGTGAACTCGCCGCCCAAGGCGTCCCCGTGAAGCGCCAGCACCCCGGGCGCATCGACGGCCGCACCCAGCTCCCGGTGATCAGCCTTCCCAAGCGAGCCCCCTACTTCTGCTCCGGGTGCCCGCACAACAGCTCCACCAAGGTGCCCGACGACTCGCTGGTCGGCGGCGGCATCGGCTGTCACGCCATGGTCCTGCTCATGGACGAGGAACAGGTCGGCGCCGTCACAGGCCTCTCCCAGATGGGCGGCGAGGGCCTCCAGTGGATCGGCATGGCGCCGTACATCGAGCGCGGGCACTACCTCCAGAACCTCGGTGACGGCACCTTCGACCACTCCGGCTCGCTGGCCATCAGGGCGGCCGTGGCCGCCGGGGTGAACATCACCTACAAGCTGCTCTACAACTCCGCCGTGGCCATGACCGGCGGCCAGAGCGCCGTCGGTGCCATGGACCTCCGCCAGATCGTGGACGTCCTGCGAGCCGAGAAGGTGGCCCGGATCATCGTCACCACCGACGACGTCCGCCGGACCCGGCGCGCGCGGCTGCCGCACGACGTGAAGGTGTGGGACCGAGGCCGGATGGACGAGGCCCAGCGTGAGCTGGCCGGGACGCCCGGCGTCACCGTCCTGGTGCACGACCAGGAGTGCGCCACCGAGAAGCGGCGCAAGTGGAAGCGCGGCAAGCTCGACAAGCCCACCACCCGAGTGTTCATCAACGAGCGCATCTGCGAGGGCTGCGGCGACTGCGGACACAAGTCCAACTGCCTGTCGGTCCAGCCCGTCGAGACCGAGTTCGGCCGCAAGACCCAGATCCACCAGGCGTCGTGCAACGTCGACTACAGCTGTCTGAAGGGCGACTGCCCGGCGTTCATGACGATCACGGGCGTCGAATCGGCGAAGAGCGCCGCCGACGGTACGTCCCACGATCCGCGGGTGCTCGGTGACGCCCCCCTTCCCGACCCCGTCCCCACCGTCACGGGCGACTTCGGCGTACGACTGACCGGAGTCGGCGGTACCGGCGTGGTGACCGTCTCCCAGATCCTCGCCACCGCGGGCCTGCTCGCCGGCTGGACGCCGCGCTCGCTGGACCAGACCGGACTGGCGCAGAAGGGCGGCGCGGTCGTCTCCGACATCCGCTTCCACCGTGCGGGGGAGGGGCGTACCAACAAACTGGGCGCCGGCGAGTGCGACCTCTACCTCGGCTGCGACATCCTGGTGGCCGCCGACGAAGCCAACCTCACCGTGACCTCGCCCGACCGGACGGTCGCGGTGCTCAACACCGCGCGGGTCGCGACCGGTCACATGGTCGCCGACGTCCGTCAGACCTTCCCCGACACCGCGGCCATGAGTGAGCGGCTGCTGGCGCGGGTGCGCCCCGGCGCGGAGGTCCTGGACGCGCGGGAGACGGTGCTGGCGCTGCTGGGCGACGACCAGTACCTCAACACCTTCCTGATCGGCGTCGGCTTCCAGCTGGGCGCCCTGCCGCTGTCGGCCGACGCCATCGAGGAGGCGGTCCGCATCAACGGCGTCGCGGTCGAGGCCAACCTCCAGGCGTTCCGCTACGGCCGGCTGTGGGTCGAGGACCGGAGCGCGGTGGCGGCCTCGCTTCCGGCCGATGACTCCCGTACACCGGCGGTCGCGCCCTTGGCCGCCGACACCACGCCGCTCGTGACGGGCCTAGTGCGCGAGTTGACGGCATATCAGGACGCGCGGTACGCCGCCCGCTACGCCGAGACGGTGGCCGCTGTCCGTGAGCGCGAGCGGGAGATCGTGCCCGGGGCCGAGGACCTGACCATGGCCGTGGCCACGAACCTGTTCAAGCTGATGGCCTACAAGGACGAGTACGAAGTGGCCCGTCTCGCCCTCGACGAGGGTGTCGCAGCCGAGGTGACCGAGCAGTTCGGCCCCGGGGCGCGGGCGCAGTGGAACCTGCAGCCGCCGGTACTGCGAGCCCTCGGCATGCGGCGCAAGATCCGGCTCGGCGGCTGGTTCCGGCCCGGGTTCACCGCCCTGTACGGCATGCGGCGACTGCGGGGAACCGCTCTGGACCCCTTCGGCCGGGCCCACGTGCGCAAGGTCGAGCGCGAGCTCCTCGACGACTACGCCGAGCGCGTCACCCACCTGCTCGCCGGTCTCACCCCCGCCAATCACGCGGTGGCCGTCCAGATCGCCTCGCTGCCCGACATGGTCCGCGGGTTCGAGGAGGTCAAGCTCCGCAACGTCGAGGAGTACCGCGTCCGTCTGCGGGAACTGATCGAGCGGTTCGACTGA
- a CDS encoding STM4011 family radical SAM protein: MDMTVLYRGPLASCDYDCPYCPFAKRRDSTAQLRADRAALERFTGWAADSDDQLSLLFTPWGEGLVRSWYRRALAELSHLPHIRRVAIQTNLSCRTDWLADADPETLALWCTYHPGQTPYDRFLAKCRDLADRGFRFSVGVVGLPEHLEAARSLRAELPGHVYLWINAAEGHTYEDAEADHWTALDPLFPYSRHPHASGGLPCRTGESVISVDGDGTVRRCHFVRAELGNLYDDSYRAALRPRPCPLAVCDCHIGYVHLETLPLYDVFAGGVLERVPARPGEPQPAQAVTITPRSSRLVT, from the coding sequence ATGGATATGACCGTCCTCTACCGCGGCCCGCTCGCCTCCTGCGACTACGACTGCCCCTACTGCCCGTTCGCCAAGCGACGCGACTCCACCGCTCAACTGCGCGCCGACCGGGCCGCCCTGGAACGCTTCACCGGCTGGGCAGCCGACAGCGACGACCAGTTGTCCCTGCTGTTCACGCCGTGGGGCGAGGGCCTGGTCCGTTCCTGGTACCGGCGCGCCCTCGCCGAGTTGTCGCACCTGCCGCACATCCGCCGCGTCGCCATCCAGACCAACCTCAGCTGCCGCACCGACTGGCTCGCCGACGCCGACCCGGAAACCCTGGCCCTGTGGTGCACCTACCACCCCGGCCAGACCCCCTACGACCGCTTCCTGGCCAAGTGCCGTGACCTCGCAGACCGCGGGTTCCGTTTCAGCGTCGGCGTCGTAGGCCTGCCGGAACACCTGGAGGCGGCCCGCAGCCTTCGCGCCGAGCTACCTGGACACGTCTACCTCTGGATCAACGCAGCCGAGGGCCACACCTACGAGGACGCCGAGGCCGACCACTGGACCGCGCTCGACCCCCTCTTCCCCTACAGCCGCCACCCGCACGCCAGCGGCGGCCTGCCCTGCCGCACCGGAGAGTCGGTGATCTCGGTCGACGGGGACGGCACCGTCCGCCGCTGCCACTTCGTACGGGCCGAACTCGGCAACCTCTACGACGACTCCTACCGCGCCGCCCTGCGCCCCCGCCCCTGCCCACTGGCGGTCTGCGACTGCCACATCGGCTACGTCCACCTCGAAACGCTCCCGCTCTACGACGTGTTCGCCGGCGGAGTCCTGGAGCGCGTCCCGGCCCGCCCCGGCGAACCACAGCCCGCCCAGGCCGTGACCATCACGCCCCGGAGCAGCCGGCTCGTTACGTAA
- a CDS encoding STM4012 family radical SAM protein produces the protein MTTAQLTSPYQHYVYAYPHKTAYRRLSDRPTLKSLWAAQDKSAMALYLHIPFCEVRCGFCNLFTRIGAPDGLTTAYLDALQRQAEAVREALGDGEPVRFATAAFGGGTPTFLTASELERLCDIAEQGMGADLRAIPLSVEASPATATADRLAVLAERGTTRLSLGIQSFVDSEARAAVRPQRRADVEAALARIRDTTIPVLNIDLIYGIDGQTEQTWLRSLDAALAWQPEELYLYPLYVRPLTGLDRHRTDAQGPDPAWDAQRLSLYRAGRDHLLARGYIQQSMRMFRRTDAPQQGADDYACQSDGMIGLGCGARSYTADVHYSFDYAVGMHEIRGIIDDYVATTDFAHAEVGYRMDPHEARRRHLLQSLLQAEGLPVDDYRARFGTTPLDDFGPELHHLAVRGWLAEADSAHLRLTPEGLAHSDAVGPDLFSPAVRAAMAAYERK, from the coding sequence ATGACGACCGCCCAGCTCACCAGCCCGTACCAGCACTACGTGTACGCCTACCCGCACAAGACCGCCTACCGCCGGCTGTCCGACCGGCCCACGCTGAAATCCCTGTGGGCGGCGCAGGACAAGAGCGCCATGGCCCTCTACCTGCACATACCGTTCTGCGAGGTCCGCTGCGGCTTCTGCAATCTCTTCACCCGCATCGGCGCGCCCGACGGCCTGACCACCGCCTACCTCGACGCCCTTCAGCGGCAGGCCGAGGCGGTACGCGAGGCGCTCGGCGACGGCGAGCCGGTGCGGTTCGCCACGGCCGCTTTCGGCGGAGGCACCCCCACCTTCCTCACCGCGTCCGAGCTGGAACGCCTCTGCGACATCGCCGAGCAGGGCATGGGTGCCGACCTGCGTGCGATCCCGCTGTCCGTCGAGGCCTCCCCGGCCACGGCGACCGCGGACCGCCTCGCAGTGCTGGCCGAGCGCGGCACCACCCGGCTGAGCCTCGGCATCCAGAGCTTCGTCGACTCCGAGGCCCGGGCCGCCGTACGCCCGCAGCGTCGCGCCGATGTCGAGGCCGCGCTGGCCCGGATCCGCGACACGACCATCCCGGTCCTCAACATCGACCTCATCTACGGCATCGACGGTCAGACCGAGCAGACCTGGCTGCGCTCCCTGGACGCGGCGCTCGCCTGGCAGCCGGAGGAGCTGTACCTCTACCCGCTCTACGTCCGGCCGCTGACCGGACTCGACCGCCACCGCACGGATGCTCAAGGCCCCGATCCGGCCTGGGACGCCCAGCGGCTGAGCCTGTACCGCGCGGGCCGGGACCATCTCCTCGCCCGCGGCTACATCCAGCAGTCGATGCGGATGTTCCGCCGCACCGACGCGCCGCAGCAGGGCGCCGACGACTACGCCTGCCAGAGCGACGGCATGATCGGCCTGGGCTGCGGCGCCCGCTCGTACACGGCCGACGTGCACTATTCCTTCGACTACGCGGTCGGCATGCACGAGATCCGCGGAATCATCGACGACTACGTCGCCACCACCGACTTCGCCCACGCCGAGGTCGGCTACCGCATGGACCCGCACGAGGCGCGCCGCCGGCACCTGTTGCAGTCCCTTCTCCAGGCCGAGGGCCTGCCCGTCGACGACTACCGGGCCCGCTTCGGCACCACACCCCTCGACGACTTCGGGCCCGAACTCCATCACCTGGCCGTCCGGGGCTGGCTGGCCGAGGCCGACTCCGCGCACCTGCGGCTCACCCCCGAAGGGCTCGCCCACTCGGACGCCGTCGGACCCGACCTGTTCTCCCCTGCCGTCCGGGCCGCCATGGCCGCCTACGAAAGGAAGTGA
- a CDS encoding MerR family transcriptional regulator: MAERLTIGEFSRITHLSIRALRRYHEQDLLVPAEVDPVTGYRYYSPAQVRSALTIRRFRDLDLPLADLRRFLRAESAGSGGASDDIAQAVVSAHLRRLEDRLGRTQRAVEALRELLDPEAERTATLDVLPAQQVFAVSLDVPEGADLSWYDSAMHDLDAAAGRRPVLPAGGRYEHELFTEGHGRATVYLPADGPLPPGAPDTVRELRLPRRSAVVATHLGPHDDLDLTYGAVGSFAARQGLRAQSIVEEVYLFGPRDTDEPDRWRTLVAWLVEPDAD; the protein is encoded by the coding sequence GTGGCCGAGCGGCTGACGATCGGGGAGTTCTCGCGCATCACGCACCTGAGCATCCGCGCGCTCCGCCGTTACCACGAGCAGGACCTGCTCGTTCCCGCCGAGGTCGACCCCGTCACGGGCTACCGCTACTACTCGCCCGCGCAGGTCCGGTCCGCGCTGACCATCAGACGGTTCCGCGACCTCGACCTCCCGCTGGCGGATCTCCGACGCTTCCTCCGGGCCGAGTCGGCCGGCTCGGGCGGGGCGAGCGATGACATCGCGCAAGCGGTCGTCTCAGCCCACCTCCGCCGTCTCGAGGACCGGCTCGGCCGCACCCAGCGGGCGGTCGAGGCGCTCCGGGAGCTGCTCGATCCGGAGGCCGAGCGGACGGCGACCCTGGACGTCCTGCCGGCCCAGCAGGTCTTCGCCGTGTCCCTCGACGTCCCGGAGGGAGCCGACCTGAGCTGGTACGACTCCGCGATGCACGACCTGGACGCCGCAGCCGGCCGACGCCCGGTGCTCCCGGCGGGCGGCCGGTACGAACACGAGCTGTTCACGGAGGGCCACGGCCGCGCCACGGTCTACCTCCCGGCCGACGGACCGCTGCCGCCGGGAGCACCGGACACCGTGCGCGAACTGCGGCTGCCGCGCCGGAGCGCCGTCGTCGCCACCCACCTCGGTCCGCACGACGACCTCGACCTCACCTACGGCGCGGTGGGCTCCTTCGCCGCCCGCCAAGGACTGCGCGCCCAGAGCATCGTCGAGGAGGTCTATCTCTTCGGCCCGCGCGACACGGACGAGCCCGATCGTTGGCGCACGCTCGTGGCGTGGCTGGTCGAGCCTGACGCCGACTGA
- a CDS encoding beta-L-arabinofuranosidase domain-containing protein → MSISRRALLGAGSFSLGAVALGTPFAGVAAAAPAPSAETRVPDKFHRLRPGSVTARGWLAGQLRLQLDGLCGRFESGSHFLDFSATGWVHPERNAWEEVPYWLRGYIPLAIATRDSAALARSREWVDAILATQQSDGFFGPRALRTSLNGGPDFWPFLPLLQALRSHEEYTGDQRVVPFLVRFLRFMNAQGPGAFNTSWVSYRWGDGLDIAVWLYRRTGEAFLLDLAAKMHTYGADWTGATPSRHNVNIAQGFREPAQYAQLVESADLTRATYRAYDSVMAEYGRFPGGGMAGDENYRPGFTDPRQGFETCGIVEFMASHELLTRITGDPVWADRCEDLAFNMLPASLDPRGTSIHYITSANSIDLDNRTKTQGQFQNGFAMQAFQAGVDQYRCCPHNYGMGWPYFTEELWLGTPDGGLAAALYAPNTVRTQVAGGTTVTIAETTDYPFGDTVTLTVSTPRPVRFPLHLRIPGWCRGPELRVNGAAVAASDGPSWARVERTWREGDVVRVRFPQQTRLRTWPGQHGSVSVERGPLTYSLDLGERYDRIGGTDIFPAYEVHATTPWNYGLVPDTQLDFTRTGSAVPDQPFTPQASPVRISAQARRIPEWTADDEHVVAPLQDSPARSSAAVETVTLVPSGAARLRITSFPTAAPDGRQWTPEPPFRRLANQHSGKVAAVDGMSTDNSARVVQFANTGTGDHAWQLIDKGDGWYLIRNGHSGKVLGVDRMSTQNSAVVVQFEDNGTADHLWKLIDNGDGWYRVLNKNSNKVLGVDRMSTADSAQVVQFDDNGTADHLWRFL, encoded by the coding sequence ATGTCCATCAGCAGACGGGCGTTGCTGGGCGCGGGCTCGTTCTCGCTGGGAGCCGTGGCTCTCGGCACCCCGTTCGCCGGAGTCGCGGCCGCGGCGCCCGCTCCGTCGGCGGAGACCCGCGTGCCCGACAAGTTCCACAGGCTTCGGCCGGGCAGCGTCACCGCCCGTGGCTGGCTCGCCGGGCAGCTCCGACTTCAACTCGACGGTCTGTGCGGCCGCTTCGAGTCCGGCTCCCACTTCCTCGACTTCTCGGCGACCGGCTGGGTGCACCCCGAGCGCAATGCCTGGGAGGAGGTCCCCTACTGGCTGCGCGGCTACATTCCGCTGGCCATCGCCACACGCGACTCCGCCGCACTGGCCAGATCGCGCGAATGGGTGGACGCCATCCTCGCCACGCAGCAGAGCGACGGGTTCTTCGGACCGCGCGCCCTGCGCACCTCCCTCAACGGCGGCCCCGACTTCTGGCCCTTCCTGCCGCTGCTGCAAGCCCTGCGCAGCCACGAGGAGTACACCGGCGATCAGCGCGTGGTGCCCTTCCTGGTCCGCTTCCTCCGCTTCATGAACGCCCAGGGGCCGGGTGCCTTCAACACCAGCTGGGTGTCCTATCGCTGGGGCGACGGCCTCGACATCGCCGTATGGCTCTACCGGCGTACCGGTGAGGCGTTCCTGCTCGACCTCGCGGCCAAGATGCACACCTACGGAGCCGACTGGACCGGCGCCACGCCCAGCCGGCACAACGTGAACATCGCCCAGGGCTTCCGTGAACCCGCCCAGTACGCGCAGCTGGTCGAGTCCGCCGACCTCACCCGGGCGACGTACCGGGCCTACGACTCCGTCATGGCCGAGTACGGCAGGTTCCCCGGTGGCGGGATGGCCGGGGACGAGAACTACCGGCCCGGTTTCACGGACCCCCGCCAGGGGTTCGAGACCTGCGGCATCGTCGAGTTCATGGCCAGCCACGAGCTGCTGACGCGGATCACCGGTGATCCCGTGTGGGCGGACCGCTGCGAGGACCTGGCGTTCAACATGCTCCCCGCGTCCCTCGACCCGCGTGGCACATCCATCCACTACATCACGAGCGCCAACAGCATCGACCTCGACAACCGGACCAAGACGCAGGGGCAGTTCCAGAACGGGTTCGCCATGCAGGCGTTCCAGGCCGGCGTCGACCAGTACCGCTGCTGCCCCCACAACTACGGCATGGGATGGCCGTACTTCACCGAGGAGCTCTGGCTCGGCACCCCCGACGGCGGACTCGCCGCCGCGCTCTACGCGCCCAACACCGTCCGCACCCAGGTCGCGGGCGGCACGACCGTGACGATCGCCGAGACCACCGACTACCCCTTCGGGGACACGGTCACCCTCACCGTCTCCACGCCCCGCCCGGTGCGGTTCCCCCTGCACCTGCGCATCCCCGGCTGGTGCCGCGGTCCGGAGCTCCGCGTGAACGGCGCTGCGGTCGCCGCCTCGGACGGCCCTTCGTGGGCACGCGTGGAACGCACCTGGCGCGAAGGCGACGTCGTCCGCGTCCGCTTCCCCCAGCAGACCCGCCTGCGCACCTGGCCCGGTCAGCACGGTTCGGTGAGCGTCGAGAGAGGGCCGCTCACATACTCCCTGGACCTCGGCGAACGCTACGACCGTATCGGCGGCACCGACATCTTCCCCGCCTACGAGGTCCACGCCACCACCCCGTGGAACTACGGCCTGGTCCCGGACACGCAGCTCGACTTCACGCGGACCGGTTCGGCCGTACCGGACCAACCCTTCACTCCCCAGGCCTCGCCCGTACGGATCTCGGCGCAGGCACGGCGCATTCCCGAGTGGACCGCGGACGACGAGCACGTCGTCGCCCCTCTCCAGGACAGCCCGGCCCGCAGCTCCGCAGCCGTGGAAACAGTCACCCTCGTCCCCTCGGGCGCGGCCCGGCTTCGAATCACCTCGTTCCCCACGGCGGCCCCCGACGGCAGGCAGTGGACCCCGGAACCGCCCTTCCGGCGTCTCGCGAACCAGCACAGCGGCAAGGTCGCCGCCGTGGACGGGATGTCGACGGACAACAGCGCCCGTGTCGTGCAGTTCGCCAACACCGGCACCGGCGACCACGCCTGGCAGCTCATCGACAAGGGCGACGGCTGGTACCTGATCCGCAACGGCCACAGCGGAAAGGTCCTCGGCGTCGACCGCATGTCCACGCAGAACAGCGCCGTCGTCGTGCAGTTCGAGGACAACGGAACCGCCGATCACCTCTGGAAGCTGATCGACAACGGCGACGGCTGGTACCGCGTCCTCAACAAGAACAGCAACAAGGTGCTGGGCGTGGACCGCATGTCGACCGCCGACAGCGCACAGGTGGTCCAGTTCGACGACAACGGCACGGCCGATCATCTGTGGCGATTCCTGTGA